The Pedobacter roseus genome contains a region encoding:
- a CDS encoding PAS domain-containing sensor histidine kinase — protein sequence MDKHSDRPKMDPQAAYASEERFKALVNATSDVIYSLSADWEIMRELDGRGFLKDATEPTTAWKSRNIHPEHRELVDNTIAEAIRFKKIFQLEHKVLRADGSPGWTFSRAVPILNEHGEILEWFGTASDITERKNAESALREIRERSDQQKRVYETITSTTPDLMYVFDLEYRFTYANKALLSMWGRSWDDAIGKGLLENGYEPWHAQMHQREIDQVRATGKPIRGEVSFPHATLGIRVYDYILTPVFNEEGLVEAVAGTTRDVTDRKESEQKLQESAEEFQAINEEYATINEELAASNEELTSTIDELAQVNSELIASQDIIEEGRTALRLAIDAANFGTWFIHSVTREFVTDARLKELFGYFPDEDLSIEQALAQITEEYRGMVATKLENAIYNNGDYDVTYPVLGLHDNRLRWLRAIGNLKADRSGSFSAFTGVVMDITENYLAVQKIAEAEEGMRMAIESGELATWYLNEKLGTITASARFNQLFGFDINEQVPYSAAVDQILPGYRELVLQAVQASFSTGAGFNIEYPITTYHEGKQRWVRSVGKFVEDKKNGNYITGVMADISEQKMDEIRKNDFIGMVSHELKTPLTSLSAIIQISQIKLKNSSDEFLASAMAKASAQVKRMSAMINGFLNISRLESGKLSIEKTSFDIRELIAETIEEFEITAPGHRITLGDCGSLMVSADREKIHSVISNLLSNAVKYSPAASEINVTCSVQGNEVILGVKDSGIGINALDSAKIFERYFRVDSNQTQNISGFGIGLYLSAEVVKYHGGRIWLESEPGRGSVFYFSLPIN from the coding sequence ATGGACAAACATTCCGATAGACCTAAAATGGATCCTCAGGCTGCTTATGCAAGTGAAGAACGTTTTAAGGCTCTGGTTAATGCGACATCTGATGTTATTTATAGTTTAAGTGCCGATTGGGAAATCATGAGGGAGCTTGATGGCAGGGGGTTTTTGAAGGATGCAACAGAACCTACTACTGCATGGAAATCCAGGAATATTCACCCTGAGCATAGGGAACTTGTCGATAATACGATAGCGGAAGCGATCCGTTTTAAAAAAATATTTCAACTCGAGCATAAGGTTCTGCGTGCTGACGGAAGCCCAGGCTGGACTTTCTCCCGCGCGGTACCGATATTGAATGAACATGGAGAAATTTTAGAATGGTTTGGCACGGCTAGCGATATCACCGAGCGCAAAAATGCAGAATCCGCGCTGCGCGAAATAAGGGAACGGTCAGATCAGCAGAAAAGGGTATATGAAACAATCACCTCTACCACGCCCGACCTCATGTACGTATTTGATCTTGAATATAGATTTACCTATGCCAATAAAGCCCTTCTTTCTATGTGGGGCAGATCATGGGATGATGCTATCGGAAAGGGACTGCTGGAGAACGGATATGAACCATGGCATGCTCAAATGCATCAACGGGAAATAGATCAGGTAAGGGCAACAGGAAAGCCCATACGTGGGGAAGTGTCCTTTCCGCATGCTACACTCGGCATTCGGGTTTATGACTATATACTAACTCCAGTTTTTAACGAGGAAGGCCTGGTGGAGGCTGTTGCGGGCACTACCCGTGACGTTACCGACAGAAAGGAATCTGAACAAAAGTTACAGGAAAGCGCCGAAGAGTTTCAGGCCATAAATGAAGAATATGCCACCATCAATGAAGAGCTCGCAGCCTCCAATGAGGAACTGACCTCGACCATTGACGAACTGGCTCAGGTAAATAGTGAGCTGATCGCCTCACAGGATATTATTGAAGAGGGAAGAACTGCGTTGCGCCTGGCCATAGATGCTGCCAATTTCGGGACATGGTTTATACATTCGGTTACCAGGGAATTTGTAACTGACGCCCGTCTGAAGGAACTTTTTGGCTATTTTCCGGATGAAGATCTGAGTATTGAACAGGCTTTGGCACAGATTACAGAGGAATACCGGGGGATGGTAGCTACCAAGCTCGAAAATGCAATATATAATAACGGCGACTATGATGTTACTTATCCGGTATTGGGCTTACATGATAACAGGCTTCGCTGGTTGAGGGCCATTGGTAATCTTAAAGCAGATCGGTCCGGTAGTTTTTCCGCTTTCACCGGGGTTGTAATGGATATAACCGAAAACTATCTTGCCGTTCAGAAAATAGCAGAAGCAGAAGAAGGAATGCGGATGGCTATTGAGTCCGGTGAGCTTGCAACCTGGTATCTGAATGAGAAACTCGGTACCATTACTGCCTCTGCCCGGTTCAATCAGCTATTTGGTTTTGATATTAATGAGCAGGTTCCATACAGTGCTGCGGTAGACCAGATATTACCCGGGTATAGGGAGCTGGTTTTGCAAGCTGTGCAGGCATCATTCTCCACAGGTGCCGGATTTAATATTGAATATCCGATAACCACCTATCATGAGGGAAAGCAAAGGTGGGTCCGGTCGGTGGGCAAATTTGTTGAGGATAAAAAGAATGGTAATTACATTACCGGCGTTATGGCTGATATCTCTGAACAGAAGATGGACGAGATCCGCAAAAACGATTTTATCGGGATGGTGAGCCACGAACTTAAAACCCCTCTAACCTCTCTTTCTGCTATTATTCAGATTTCGCAGATTAAGCTAAAAAATAGTTCTGACGAATTTCTGGCTTCCGCCATGGCCAAGGCTTCCGCACAGGTTAAGCGCATGAGCGCTATGATCAATGGCTTCCTGAATATTTCCCGGCTGGAATCAGGGAAACTTTCAATTGAGAAAACATCTTTTGATATCCGGGAGCTTATAGCTGAAACCATTGAAGAGTTTGAGATCACAGCTCCGGGCCATCGCATTACCCTGGGCGACTGCGGATCGCTAATGGTCTCAGCAGACCGTGAAAAGATCCACTCGGTCATTTCCAATCTGCTTAGTAATGCAGTTAAATATTCTCCTGCAGCCTCCGAGATAAACGTAACCTGTTCTGTGCAGGGCAATGAAGTGATTTTGGGTGTAAAAGATTCAGGAATTGGAATAAATGCCCTGGATTCAGCCAAGATTTTTGAAAGGTATTTCAGGGTGGACAGTAATCAGACCCAGAATATTTCAGGATTCGGCATCGGCCTTTATTTAAGTGCAGAAGTTGTGAAATATCATGGCGGCAGGATCTGGCTTGAAAGCGAACCGGGAAGAGGATCTGTTTTTTATTTTAGCCTGCCAATAAATTAA
- a CDS encoding transporter, with translation MKKIYFLTVAVCLFVSSVMAQDKKTGSYNLFRPVPGTKLRDMETDRPDVTESPITVDAGHFQYESDLFRLQRERSEHLVKNTYLFNQANLKLGLTGSTALQLVVQSYVLSKEVSDEEGSVDHSHGFGDLTLRIKQNLIGNDKGNFAIAILPYVKFPTSAVEEGERYEGGLILPMSLKLPGDWRLGMQVEADRLQDSEGSAMHTQLLESLTIAHKICNHLEATAETYYTYDTKIHQWNNFLNAALQVEVAKDVKLDGGLNYGLQHDAMKSYFVGLSFRL, from the coding sequence ATGAAAAAAATATACTTTTTAACTGTTGCAGTTTGCCTGTTTGTTTCATCCGTAATGGCTCAAGACAAAAAAACTGGTAGTTATAATCTTTTCCGTCCGGTACCGGGAACAAAACTCCGCGATATGGAAACCGACAGGCCTGATGTGACCGAATCTCCCATTACTGTGGATGCCGGCCACTTTCAGTACGAAAGCGATCTTTTTCGTTTACAACGCGAAAGGAGTGAGCATTTGGTAAAGAATACCTATCTGTTTAACCAGGCAAACCTAAAACTAGGGCTTACCGGCTCTACTGCTTTGCAGCTTGTTGTGCAAAGCTATGTCCTGTCGAAAGAAGTTTCTGATGAGGAGGGCTCAGTTGATCATTCACACGGATTTGGTGACTTAACCTTGCGCATTAAACAGAATCTGATTGGAAATGATAAGGGGAACTTTGCCATTGCGATACTACCGTATGTTAAATTTCCAACTTCAGCTGTTGAAGAGGGAGAACGTTATGAAGGGGGGCTTATCCTGCCCATGTCTCTAAAGCTTCCCGGTGACTGGAGGTTAGGGATGCAGGTTGAAGCTGACCGCTTACAGGACAGTGAAGGTTCTGCCATGCATACGCAACTACTGGAATCGCTGACCATCGCCCATAAAATCTGTAATCATCTTGAGGCTACTGCTGAGACCTATTATACCTACGACACCAAGATACACCAATGGAACAACTTTCTAAATGCAGCCTTACAGGTTGAGGTCGCAAAAGACGTTAAACTCGACGGAGGTCTGAACTACGGATTGCAGCATGATGCGATGAAAAGTTATTTTGTTGGACTTTCTTTTAGGCTGTAG
- a CDS encoding UBP-type zinc finger domain-containing protein: MEINQSCSHIKAIKELKLAKEKVCELCIKLGTDWVHLRTCQTCGVTLCCDSSPMQHMSHHCRKEKHPVIISSEPGERWIYCFVDDEIAEY, encoded by the coding sequence ATGGAAATTAATCAAAGTTGTAGCCATATCAAAGCTATAAAAGAGCTAAAACTGGCAAAAGAAAAGGTATGCGAACTATGTATAAAACTAGGTACAGATTGGGTACATCTCCGTACCTGCCAAACCTGTGGCGTTACTTTGTGCTGTGATTCGTCTCCGATGCAACACATGTCGCACCATTGTCGGAAAGAAAAACATCCGGTTATCATCTCATCTGAACCAGGTGAAAGATGGATTTATTGTTTTGTTGATGATGAAATAGCCGAATATTAA
- a CDS encoding helix-turn-helix domain-containing protein produces MMSAHFNLSKDYIGSYFKRNRGVSLRDYIKGYRRSLIRKRMESGRFSLKQIALDFGLSDESHVSKILTAKD; encoded by the coding sequence ATGATGTCCGCCCACTTTAACCTCTCGAAAGATTACATCGGTTCATATTTTAAACGTAATAGAGGTGTATCACTGAGGGATTATATCAAGGGCTATCGCAGGTCGCTGATCAGGAAAAGAATGGAAAGTGGTAGATTCAGTTTAAAGCAAATCGCACTAGATTTTGGGCTCTCTGACGAAAGCCATGTAAGCAAAATACTTACTGCCAAAGATTAA
- a CDS encoding alpha/beta fold hydrolase — MSTIKVKDGTEIYYKDWGTGQPIVFHHGWPLSGDDWDTQMMFFLKQGYRVIAHDRRGHGRSGQSANGNDMDTYVADIAELTAALDLKDAIHIGHSTGGGEVIRYVAKHGKGRVAKAVLISAVTPIMIQNESNPEGVPLAIFDEIRQGTGFTRAQYFYDFPVAFYGWNREGKTVQEGIKHNWWRQGMMGSVLAHYEGIKAFSESDFTEDLKSVEIPVLVLHGEDDQIVPFNQAPKAAKLLPNGKLISYPGFPHGMPTTEADTINKDILAFIKG, encoded by the coding sequence ATGAGTACCATTAAAGTAAAAGACGGAACTGAAATTTATTACAAAGATTGGGGAACAGGTCAACCGATCGTTTTTCATCATGGATGGCCTTTATCAGGAGATGATTGGGACACACAAATGATGTTTTTCCTTAAACAGGGATACCGGGTGATCGCGCATGACCGCCGTGGACATGGCCGCTCAGGACAAAGTGCAAATGGTAATGATATGGATACTTATGTAGCCGACATTGCAGAACTAACAGCAGCACTCGATTTGAAAGACGCTATTCACATTGGCCACTCAACTGGTGGGGGTGAAGTAATCCGTTATGTTGCTAAACATGGCAAAGGCCGGGTTGCAAAAGCAGTATTAATTAGTGCGGTAACGCCAATTATGATCCAGAATGAAAGCAATCCGGAAGGTGTGCCATTGGCCATATTTGATGAAATCCGTCAGGGTACCGGTTTTACCAGGGCACAATATTTCTACGATTTCCCTGTAGCGTTTTACGGATGGAACCGTGAGGGCAAAACAGTTCAGGAAGGAATAAAACACAACTGGTGGCGTCAGGGCATGATGGGTTCTGTATTGGCACATTATGAGGGAATTAAAGCCTTTTCGGAATCAGATTTCACTGAAGATTTAAAAAGTGTAGAAATTCCGGTATTGGTATTACATGGCGAGGATGACCAGATTGTTCCTTTCAACCAGGCTCCAAAAGCAGCAAAATTATTGCCAAACGGAAAATTGATTTCTTATCCAGGTTTCCCTCACGGTATGCCAACTACTGAGGCTGACACGATTAATAAGGATATCCTGGCTTTTATTAAAGGATAG